The Anabaena sp. PCC 7108 region CGATCAATACTGATAATTGTGGCTTCATCTGGTAAAACAGGTACATCTGGGTCAAAGGCAGTAGAACGCATTAAAGAGCTAGAAAAGCCTTTAAAAATTGCAATTTTATCTTGCTCATCAGTCATTTTGATCGTGACTATTAAGACTTCTTGAGGGCGTTTGACAGTATATTGTTCTAGCCGTTTACCAATGGAATTATTCATCAATCAAAAACCATGTAACTTATTTACTCATCTGAAGTATTTACATCTGATAATTAATTTTCATACTTCATTTTTTATCTTTATATTCTGGTTATTGTGTGGCTGAACGCCCTTGCTTGCCTAGTTTAATCAATACAAAATAGCTTAAATAAACTACATAAACTACTAAACCAATTATGGCGAGAAAGCTCAGAAAAGCAGGTTTACTATTGTGATGAAAGTAGTCTTTAAACAGTAATGGTGCTTCTAACCAAACGCTACAGTGGGGGCTTTTCAGGGAAATTTCAGAAAAAGCACAACCCAAAAAAGGTACAAGAGCTACTGTACTCAGAATACAATAAACAGTTGTTGCCCAGCGCCAAGAGGTGAAAATCAATTTCAATAAACCACTGGATTGATATTCAATTTCATCGTTGATATCAACCCAGAACCATAGAGAAATGGGGATGAGAATACGAGCTATTAAAGCAGAAATAAAACTTACGGCCAATCCCCCAATCATTAAGTAAAGTGTTATTAGCAATAAACTTGCTACTCGCCAGTAAATCATTAATAAGCGTTGTATTGCTTCTGATTTTTGTACAAATGCCCAAATCAGCAGAATCAGGGGAATAATTACTGTAAATAATAAGGCTAATCTATATTCCATCCAGACGTAAGGTCGAAACCAAATTTGTGGCATAAATTTTTTCAGGTGATCAATCTAAAATTTATTTATCTTTTACTTGATAGTTTATTGAAACTGACACGGCGGAATTAACAATTAAAAACTAAAAAAGCAGATTACACAAGCTTTTTAGGGATTTTTAATAGTAGTTTTATTTCCGCCGCGTTGTACTAGACTAAAAGAAAAAGGATTAACTCAATTTTTAGTCTTCGTAGAGTCGGCACTCATCTGCTTCTGGATTGGCATCACAGTACTTTTCTAAAGAGTTCTTTGGCTTCTGTTGACGTTGGTGGGAGGCTTCAGCTTGCAGTTCTTCAACTGCATCCCAAGCCGCAGCACACTCAGGCGAACCGCTACCTGTGATATCACAGACAACACGCGCCTGTTCAACTTCTTCCTGGATCTTTTCTTGAATATCGGGATTTGCTGTTTCTTGGATATTTGTCATTGCTTTAGTCTCGTTATGTGTTGTTTATACTAGTGTAGAAAAAAATTCAAAATTTCCAGTGTTTGCTCTATCGCTTACTATTCTAACCACTGACCTGATCAGTTAGTATTTGAGCTTGGTAATCTATAACTAATACAACAAATTGCCTCATCTGTACTGTGTTCTCCTCTATGTTTTAAGATTTTGTGGGGACAGTACTACAGAAAAACAATCATACAATATATTTAAATGCATCTGGCAAGAAGTCACCGTCCTAGATGCGGGGGTAGATGAAGGGCTGGTGCATGAACTCTTGTCGGATGCAATACTTCCCTGGATAAAACCATCAACTACTAGCCTCAATAGAGAAAGAAGCCCAGAACTCATGGCAGACAAAATGCAGTGGGCAAATGCCCTATCAACCCGTCCTTCTTTAGAAGCAGCTGTTGCAGATGTGGTACAACAAGCTGTCTCATCTTTAACAGCACCTGCGGATCTGGGGCTGGTATTCATTTCGTCTGCTTTTACAAGTGAATATTCCCGACTATTGCCATTGCTGGCCGAAAAACTTTCAGTACCTGTGCTGATTGGTTGTAGTGCTGCTGGTGTAGTTGGTAGGACAGAACCAGGAAAAACTCAAGAAATCGAAGCAGAACCAGCTATCAGTTTGACTTTAGCCCATCTTCCAGGGGTGAATATCCAGGCTTTTCATGTTGTGGCTGAAGAATTACCTGATTTGGATAGTTCTCCCGATGCTTGGATTGATTTAGTCGGTGTGCCACCATCACCAGTACCTCAGTTTATTTTATTGTCTAGTGCGTTCTCGTCAGCAACTAATGATTTATTGCAGGGTTTGGATTTTGCTTATCCGGGTTCGGTAGTTGTGGGGGGACAAGCTAGTGGTGGGTTTGTGAGCGATCGCATTGCTCTATTTTGTCACAATCGTCTTTATCGTGAGGGGACGGTGGGTTTAGCTTTGAGTGGTGATATTGTGCTGGAAACAATTGTAGCCCAAGGATGCCGACCGATTGGCCAGCCATTGCGCGTGACTAAAGCTGAACGCAATATTATTTTGGAGTTAGATGAGCAAGTTCCTTTAGTAATTTTGCGAGATTTGATTGGTAGTCTGAGTGAACAAGAACGTTTGCTGGCACAGAATTCTCTGTTTGTTGGTTTAGCAATGAATGAGTTTAAACCTTCTTTACAGCAGGGTGATTTTTTAATTCGCAATCTACTGGGTGTAGATCCATCCGCTGGTGCGATCGCTATTGGCGATCGCATTCGTCCTGGTCAAAGGTTACAATTTCACCTGCGGGATGCTCAAGCTTCTGCTGAAGACCTAGAATTGCTTTTACAAGAATATCTTGACCACAACAGCAGTGAATCTTCTCCTTTGGCAGCTTTGATGTTTAGTTGTGTTGGAAGAGGTGCAGGTCTTTACGGTCAGCCTAATTTTGATTCTCAGCTATTTGGGCGTTACTTCCATGACATCCCCATAGGCGGTTTTTTTGGTAGTGGTGAAATCGGACCTGTGAGTGAGAGAACTTTTCTTCACGGTTACACTTCAGTTTTTGCAATTTGCAGACAACTTAATTCATAGGAAATAGGGAATATAATTAAATGTGCGTAACTTGAAACTATTGTAGGGACAATTCATCAATTGTCCCTATATTATTAAATAATAGATTATGAATAATATTTTGAAAATAGGCACTTTGCTTAAAGACCGTTATAAAGTTATCGAGATTTTATCTAGTAACACGGGTTTTGGAATTACTTATAAAATTAAAGATTCTCACCATCCAAATCAACCAATTCGGATTTTAAAACAACTCAAAAAACCTACAGCAGCTAAATTAGATATTGAAAATTTACCAATTCAAAAACAGCAAGAGATATTAAATCAATACTGGCAAGAATATCTAAGGCTTTTCAGAATAGAAACTCAAGTATTAGCTAAACTGGGAGAAGACTATAAACAAATTCCGACAATTTACGAATACTTTGATGAACAGGATGAATATTTTTATGTGCAGGAATATATTCAAGGACATTCTTTAAGTGAGGAAATTAAACCAGGACAAAAATTATCAGAACAAAAAACCATATCTTTATTAATTGAGATTTTAGAGGTTTTTGAATATATTCAAACTAATCCTGGTTATTCTGTAATTCATCGAGATATTAAACCAGAAAATATTATTCGCAAAATTACCGATCATAAATTAGTTGTCATTGATTTTGGTTTAGCGAAAGAGGTAACTATTCCCGGAACAAAAATAGGTTCAATTTTTGGCGGTACAAAAGGATATATTGCACCGGAAATTACATTAGGAACAGTATCATTTGCGAGTGATATTTATTCTATGGGAATGATTGGGGTTTTTGCAGTTACTGGAGAAGACCCTAATTATACACCTTTATTAGCTGAAAATTGGCAAACAAAAGCAAATGTTAGCCCTGAATTTGCTGCTGTATTAAATCAAATGATTTGTGAAAGTTATAAACAAAGGTTTCAAAATGCAACTGAATCATTAGCAGCATTGAGAAAATTAAATAAAAAACCAGTTCCACCACCAAAAATCAAAATTCCTATTAAATTAATTACGGGATTTATTTTAGCTGTTGTTGTGGTTATTGGGATAATTTTCATACTAAAAAAACCAGATAATCAATTAATAGCAGATGGTAAAGAAAAACAAGGACAATTAACAACAGCAGATCAGAAAGAATTAGCTAGTGATAAATTTTTTGATGGTTATAAATTTACAAGTGAGAAGAAACAATATTTAACTGTGGAAATAGTTAGTAATGATTTCAATCCTATTTTCACTATTCGTAAATTAGATGATCAGAATTTTATAACCGTGAAAGATGTGGAAAATAAAGACAATAATTTCACAGCTTCTATGATGGTAGAAAAAGGTGAATACGAGTTGAAAATTAAATCAGAAAATGAGGCTTTAGGAGATTATGTTATTAAAGCTTGGATAACTGATATTAAGTAACCATCTCTCGTTCCCAGTCTCCAGACTGGGAATGCTGTGATAGAGTCTCTGACTCTACTACAACGGAAGTCAGAGACTTCCTTAATTCATTCCCATACAGAGTATGGGAACGAGAAACGAGAAACGAGAAACGAGAAAATGAGAAAGACGCAATTAAACAAATATTTGCGTAAATTTTACATACATCAACCCTCTATGTGAGGCATAATATACTACAACGAATAATCTAATATACCCACAAGTGCAATTATGAGAAGTTATCAGTGGTTGTTATTCATTATTATGTTTAGTCTAAACCTGATCTTAACAGGGTGTCAAAAACCTAAAGAGGTTGTTTTTTCCTGTGAAACAAACAGTGATGGGGAAAACACCACCAAAGTTAAATACCAAGACAAAACGCGAGATTTGATAGAGTGGAAACGCACGAATTTTGTAAAAGCTGGTTTCCCTCCGCAACGAAGATGTGAAGAAGTAACACCAAAATTACAAACTGCTTATGATAATGGAACTTTGAAGGATTTAACTTGGGGTTATTCAGAAGCAGAAAATAATCCTAATCAAAGATTTAAGTCTTTATGTACCACTACAGGGAAAGATTGTCATACTTTGATTTTAACATTGTTAGATTCAGATGCTCCTGATGTGGAATTAAAAGCTTTTACTGCGGTGTTAAATGGTGATGCTTCCCAAGCATATAGAAATTCTTCTTGTGCGGTAAAAAATGGTAGTAATTTAACTTGTACAGTTGATATTTTCAAAGTATTTAAGGACAAATAAAATTTACCATGCGTCGAGACACCCTTTTTTATCAGCTATTTAAACAATTTCCCGGTTTAATCTTTGAACTGGTAGATCAAAAACCTCCAGAAGCAGCAGACTATCAATTTGATTCTATCGAAGTCAAAGAGACAGCATTTAGAATTGATGGAGTATTTTTACCTCCAGATCATGCTAATCCAAAAATAGCATTTTTCGCTGAAGTGCAATTTCAAGAAGATAAAGATTTATATCATCGGTTCTTCACTGAAATCATGACATTTCTCTATCGTCATAAAGTTAGGTATGACAACTGGTTTGGAGTCATAATTTTTCCATCACGAAGTTTAGAACCATCTAATTACCTCATTCATGATGTATTGGTAGATAGTTACAAAGTCAAGAGAATATATCTTGATGAATTAGGAGATTTAGAAAACCAATCTTTAGGAATAGGGTTAATGTTACTAACCAATACTCCTGAAAATAAAGCCAGAGAAGCCGCTAAAATTTTACTAAAAAAAGCCCAAAATACGGAGGTAGACAACCTAGAAAAACAAGCGATAATAGATTTAGTTACGAAAATAATGACTTACAAATTCAACAAATTAACTAGAGAGGAAGTAGAAGCCATGTTATTAGGACCAATTACAGAAGAACCTAGAGCCATTAGAGAATGGAAGGAATTAGGATTAGAAACAGGAGAAAGAAAGCTGATTATGCGACTATTAAACCGTCGCTTTGGTACAGTTCCTCAAGTGTTAGTACCAAAAATTGAGCAGTTATCTAGAGAACAAATAGAAACATTGGCTGAAGATTTGTTAGATTTTTCTGTGTTGACAGATTTAGAGAATTGGTTGCAACAAAATCAATCTGATCAATAAAAACTGTAGGTTGGGTTAAGCGACAGCGCAACCCAACAACTAATTAAGCAACAACAACTTAAAAATGTTGGGTTTCGTACCTCAACCCAACCTACATCAATAAATATACCAGGTTTATCATCTATGAAATTACACAAATTATCCCATTTATTATTATTCTTCATTCTCTTATTTCCTGCTTCTCCTATTATTATCACAGGTTGTAGTTCTTCCCTATTCGCACGCAAACCAGGGACATTATCAGAATCAGAATTAAAGAATGTCTTAAAAGAAATTACTGTAAAAGTCCTAGTTGATGATAAAGAAACGGCTTCAGGAACTATTATTAAAAAACAAAACGGTTTTTATACTGTTCTCACTAATTATCATGTGATAGAAAATGCGAAATCTGTGAAAGTTGTCACTCCTGATAATCAAGTTTATCCCGTTGAATTTTCTAAGGTAGATAGACAAGATAATAAAAAAGATGATTTATATGATTTAGCTAAGTTGACATTTAGCAGTGAGAAAACTTATTTAGTTGCTGGTTTAGGGGAAGAGAATATTAAACCAGGAGAAAAGGTATTTGCTGGAGGATATGTTAAAGGTAATTTGCAAACTACCCAAGGTACAGCAAAATTATTTTTAAATCAGCCGTTAATTAAAGGACAGCAAATAGCTTATGATAATGATATTCAACAGGGGATGAGTGAAGGAGCAATTATTAATGAAAAGGGTTATTTAGTGGGGATAAATAGTAAACTTGCTCACCCGGTTTTACAAACTGATTTTCGCTATTTACAAGGTGAACAACCTGATGAGAAAACATTAAAGGAATGGGGTAATTATAGTTGGGGTATTGCGGTTAATTTAGTAGATGAAGCCGCACCTGATTTAGCTTTATTTCCTGAGAGAGTAATTAGGAAAATTGGGGGTATTCCGGCTAAGGTTTTAGATATTGCTAAACAGTCTTCGGTGCAGATTGAAAAAGCTGATGGTGGTATTGGTAGCGGGGTAATTATTGCTAAGGATAATGATATTTATTATGTGTTAACTGCCGGTCATGTGGTGGAAGATAAACAGGAGTATCAAGTTGTTGCACCTGATAAACAAGTATATAAGGTGGATAATCAGACTATTCGCACCAGAAAGGGACTTGATATGGCTGTTTTACAGTTTCGTAGTTCTCAGGTTTATCAAGTTGCTACTTTGGGGGATTATAAGTTAAAGGAACAATATGTTTTTCTTTATGGTTGGAAGGGGGAAGAATTAAATCATCCTTCTTTGTTTAGCGCTGGAGTTATGTATAGTACATTAGATTCAGGAACTTTAAGTACAAGAAAACTTTACAAAAGAGGATATGATTTAGTATATACAAATGAAGGCTATTCAGGGATGAGTGGAGGAGGTATTTGGGATACAGAAGGTCGTTTAATCGGTATTCATAATTATGCAGAAACAGATATTGTAGGATATAGTTTAGGTTTATCTGTTCAGACTTTTTTATTTTTACAGAAAGAGACTTTATGGAATTTGCCTGAAGCTAAACTAAATATTGCTAAAAATGAACCTTCTACAGAGAATGTAAGTTCTATAAAGATTTCTCTACCTTCTGCGCCTAATGAAACTGACAAAGGTATTCGTTGGTTAGAATATGGTATTAAACTATGGAGAATTCAAGAATATAGTAAAGCAATTGAGGCGATGGAAGAAGCTATTAAGCTAGATCAAAATCTATGGCAAGTATACTATAATATTTCTTTCATTTTGGTATCTCAGGGCAAATATGAATTAGCTTTATCTACTATTGATATGGCTATTAATAAACAAACTAAAGAAATTCATCGTTCTTATTTATTAAAGAGTATAATCTTAGGACAGTTTCAAAAACATGAAAATGCTTTAGAAGCTATAAATTTAGGAATTAAAGCCGCAGAAGAATCACACAAACCAGAACCTTTA contains the following coding sequences:
- a CDS encoding DUF3177 family protein, which gives rise to MPQIWFRPYVWMEYRLALLFTVIIPLILLIWAFVQKSEAIQRLLMIYWRVASLLLITLYLMIGGLAVSFISALIARILIPISLWFWVDINDEIEYQSSGLLKLIFTSWRWATTVYCILSTVALVPFLGCAFSEISLKSPHCSVWLEAPLLFKDYFHHNSKPAFLSFLAIIGLVVYVVYLSYFVLIKLGKQGRSATQ
- a CDS encoding Calvin cycle protein CP12, whose protein sequence is MTNIQETANPDIQEKIQEEVEQARVVCDITGSGSPECAAAWDAVEELQAEASHQRQQKPKNSLEKYCDANPEADECRLYED
- a CDS encoding FIST N-terminal domain-containing protein is translated as MADKMQWANALSTRPSLEAAVADVVQQAVSSLTAPADLGLVFISSAFTSEYSRLLPLLAEKLSVPVLIGCSAAGVVGRTEPGKTQEIEAEPAISLTLAHLPGVNIQAFHVVAEELPDLDSSPDAWIDLVGVPPSPVPQFILLSSAFSSATNDLLQGLDFAYPGSVVVGGQASGGFVSDRIALFCHNRLYREGTVGLALSGDIVLETIVAQGCRPIGQPLRVTKAERNIILELDEQVPLVILRDLIGSLSEQERLLAQNSLFVGLAMNEFKPSLQQGDFLIRNLLGVDPSAGAIAIGDRIRPGQRLQFHLRDAQASAEDLELLLQEYLDHNSSESSPLAALMFSCVGRGAGLYGQPNFDSQLFGRYFHDIPIGGFFGSGEIGPVSERTFLHGYTSVFAICRQLNS
- a CDS encoding serine/threonine-protein kinase, which encodes MNNILKIGTLLKDRYKVIEILSSNTGFGITYKIKDSHHPNQPIRILKQLKKPTAAKLDIENLPIQKQQEILNQYWQEYLRLFRIETQVLAKLGEDYKQIPTIYEYFDEQDEYFYVQEYIQGHSLSEEIKPGQKLSEQKTISLLIEILEVFEYIQTNPGYSVIHRDIKPENIIRKITDHKLVVIDFGLAKEVTIPGTKIGSIFGGTKGYIAPEITLGTVSFASDIYSMGMIGVFAVTGEDPNYTPLLAENWQTKANVSPEFAAVLNQMICESYKQRFQNATESLAALRKLNKKPVPPPKIKIPIKLITGFILAVVVVIGIIFILKKPDNQLIADGKEKQGQLTTADQKELASDKFFDGYKFTSEKKQYLTVEIVSNDFNPIFTIRKLDDQNFITVKDVENKDNNFTASMMVEKGEYELKIKSENEALGDYVIKAWITDIK
- a CDS encoding COP23 domain-containing protein, with translation MRSYQWLLFIIMFSLNLILTGCQKPKEVVFSCETNSDGENTTKVKYQDKTRDLIEWKRTNFVKAGFPPQRRCEEVTPKLQTAYDNGTLKDLTWGYSEAENNPNQRFKSLCTTTGKDCHTLILTLLDSDAPDVELKAFTAVLNGDASQAYRNSSCAVKNGSNLTCTVDIFKVFKDK
- a CDS encoding DUF2887 domain-containing protein, which gives rise to MRRDTLFYQLFKQFPGLIFELVDQKPPEAADYQFDSIEVKETAFRIDGVFLPPDHANPKIAFFAEVQFQEDKDLYHRFFTEIMTFLYRHKVRYDNWFGVIIFPSRSLEPSNYLIHDVLVDSYKVKRIYLDELGDLENQSLGIGLMLLTNTPENKAREAAKILLKKAQNTEVDNLEKQAIIDLVTKIMTYKFNKLTREEVEAMLLGPITEEPRAIREWKELGLETGERKLIMRLLNRRFGTVPQVLVPKIEQLSREQIETLAEDLLDFSVLTDLENWLQQNQSDQ
- a CDS encoding serine protease, which translates into the protein MKLHKLSHLLLFFILLFPASPIIITGCSSSLFARKPGTLSESELKNVLKEITVKVLVDDKETASGTIIKKQNGFYTVLTNYHVIENAKSVKVVTPDNQVYPVEFSKVDRQDNKKDDLYDLAKLTFSSEKTYLVAGLGEENIKPGEKVFAGGYVKGNLQTTQGTAKLFLNQPLIKGQQIAYDNDIQQGMSEGAIINEKGYLVGINSKLAHPVLQTDFRYLQGEQPDEKTLKEWGNYSWGIAVNLVDEAAPDLALFPERVIRKIGGIPAKVLDIAKQSSVQIEKADGGIGSGVIIAKDNDIYYVLTAGHVVEDKQEYQVVAPDKQVYKVDNQTIRTRKGLDMAVLQFRSSQVYQVATLGDYKLKEQYVFLYGWKGEELNHPSLFSAGVMYSTLDSGTLSTRKLYKRGYDLVYTNEGYSGMSGGGIWDTEGRLIGIHNYAETDIVGYSLGLSVQTFLFLQKETLWNLPEAKLNIAKNEPSTENVSSIKISLPSAPNETDKGIRWLEYGIKLWRIQEYSKAIEAMEEAIKLDQNLWQVYYNISFILVSQGKYELALSTIDMAINKQTKEIHRSYLLKSIILGQFQKHENALEAINLGIKAAEESHKPEPLLYLVSGYLLEKSKQYNEAISYYNKALEIDSQISEIYLNRGKIYGQQRRTDLEIADYTQAININPKFTQAYYNRGVVYDEQGENDLAIADYTQAIKINPKFTQAYYNRGVVYDEQGENDLAIADYTQAIKLNNKYAEAYNNRAGIYRKTGKKDLAFSDYNQAINLNPKDERFYYNRGVIYGEQGKQDLAIADYTQSIKLNPLFIMAISERGLEYLNQGKLDLGIADYKRVVAINPQYANTVKSKFISILMLGGIGNSALGNKDLAIENYTRVIELDYQYADAYNNRAVLYAKKGNIQQVIKDLETAAKLYQQQGNIQKAKQIQELLNQ